GCGAGGCGTTGAAAAAGAACCTTAGGCGTCTAATGGACGAAAAAGGAGTCACAAAAACACAGCTTTCAAGAAAGCTGGGCTGGTCCTATAATACGATTGATTATTGGTTAAGAGGCGATCGCGTACCCGATCGGACAGGAATCGAGGCTATATGCGATTATTTCGGAATCTCAGACGTGGAGCTTTTGGGATCGGAAATGAAAGTCCGCACGTTTGCGTATTATAAAAACGATACGCTACTCGCATTTGGCACGATGGAAGAGATCGCGGAACAAACGGGCCGAAAGATCGAGTCCTTGCGGAGCTTGCTTTGCAACTCGAAGCGATTCAACAAGACAACGAAAACGTACATGATCGAGCTCGAGGACGATAAACGATACAAGCTGAAATTTAAGCAGTCGTTTACGATCGACGAGTTGAATCTAAAAGGGATTGGGTGGCTCTTAGAAAGCCCACTCGTAGAAGTAGAAGAGGTGGAAGAATGAATAAACAGGAGTTGATAAAAATTTATGAGGACACTAGCTGTACTCTTATTTCAATTAATGGAGTTTTGGAAGATCTCAGACAACTAGATGAACCGAAAGAAAAAGTCACGCTTCCACGGCCAGTGGCAAACTGGATCTCTTGTGTGAGAGGACGAAACAAGACTTTACATTTTGCGCTAGAAAATGCACCAGAAGAAGTGAATCTTTGGTTTTGTGAAGATGAAAAGAATCGGCAAAATGTTTTCGCTGACGCTTGGGTGAATGGCTATCATATTGAAAAAGAAAAACGATATATCGTAACAGTAAAAAATATCGGTGACGGCTGGGAGTATCTGAAATGGAACAGCGTACAACGTTACTGGTATTTTGGCAATAAGACAAGACTAGACGATGTTCGCTTGTATCACACGTTAGAAAATCTTCAAAAAGGGGGCTTCGGGAATGTGTTTGTAAACCCGCTCTTTACGATTGAGGAGGTAGCGGAATGATAATATCGACCGAAGAATGGATAAAATTCAGAGAAGACGGACAAAAATTCGCCTTGGAGAAAATCGAAGAATTATTTCCGAACAATGACGATGAGGTGGAAGAATGATAGAAATTAGGTTACAAAATCCATACGTAGACGAAACTATCAAAGTAAAAGAAAGTTTTGGACAAATTGCTAAAATGCTAGAATGGCACGCGCGAGGAAATATAGAGTATCTTCAATTGCTTCAATCCGAACCAGAAGAAAGATTGATTACTATCAATCCTAAACACTTTGCGAAAATTGATTTTAAAATTGAAGAGGTAGATTGATGTTTGTTATTTTCAGAAACAATTCAGAAGAACGTATAATAAATACCGATCAAATAAACACAATCTTTCGAGATGAAGATCAAAAAGAACCATACTTTCGTGTTGAATATTTTGGAGGTGGTTTCAATTTTCATTCGATGGAATGGAATGGCTTTTTCCGAGGCACACCAACTCTATCAGATGTTTGGCTTGCTTTAAGGTATTTTGAAAGATTACAAGAAAAAGGGTTGGGAGAATGAACTTACTAGATTTTATCTTTTTCATGCTTTGCGGAGTTTGGCTGATCGGTTTTGCATGGGCCAGTGTGATAGCTTTTAGAAGCAGAAAAACCAACGATAAAACAACGTTGAAAAACAACAAAAACCTAAATGTAAATATCAGCAAGATGAACGCGAGTAAACTAACAACTATGGATATTAGAAAGGATAAAGAATGACGAATAATGTAAAGATGATATGCGCAAATGTCGCGTTTGTATTCTTCGTTCTTTTCGTGGTATGCGTCAATCTTAACGCACGGATCATGACGCTTGAAACGAGCAACAGCGAGCTACAACAAACGATCCTAACGCAAAAGGACGAGCTGGAGAAAGCAAAAGAAAAAAACATAATGCAAGACGTGATTATTAATAAACTGAATAATGATTATAATTCACGTATGGCACAGGAATTACAAGAGATCGCCGATATTAACGGCGTGGGGGGGTAGTGTGAAAGTTTATGTCGTTAGAAAATACCTAAAACGTACACGATGGGACGTGAATCATTCAACCAAGTTCGAAGAATTTGAATTTAAGACAAAAGAAGAGGCGCTGGCCTATCGTAATAGTCAGAAAGTCGGAGTCTTTGACATTTACGAAAAAGAAGCATAAAGCCCAGTTAGGGCTAGAAAGGAGGGGAGCTTGCGAATTGAAACAAGATACGGATATCTGATCGACGCGCTTCGAAGATATCCATTCGATAAAGAAATCAAAGAGCGAATCGAAGAGATCACTTTCCCTTATCAAAATTTCGACGAGAATTGGTTTATAAAAAGCAAGTCAGCAAGTAACACGCCAGAGGCTTTAAAAAACGTGATCCTTAAAGAAAACGATCCGGAATTGATTCGACTCTATACGCTCGCAGAAGCGATCACAGAATACACAAGCGAGTGTGCTCCCTCAAATTGGGAGGCAATTAAGGCCCTATACGTGACACGATCGAAAAATGTCGAAGGAGTGGCACTCGAGCTCTTTATGTCAAAGAATTCAGTCTATCGGCATATCATAAAACCATTTTTTGAAGGGCTGGAAAAGAAATATACAAGTTTTTTCTTAAAAAGTCGCTAAAAGTTGGGAAAAGTGCACGAAAAAAGGTGATAAAATTGTATTATCGGAAGATTGAAGGAAACGACAATCTTCATTGCGGACGACAGGACAAGCCAACAGTTACAGCAGCACGTTTTACTTTTCATAAAAAAAACTTTCCCAGTTTGTGAGGTCTCCTTATATTTTTTAAAAATTATTTCGTTTCGGCGGTTCGATTCCGCCCGTCCGCTTTTGGTAAGGTTCTTTTAGTTCTTCCCCTTGCCAGAGATTTCTATAATCTATACTTTTCTTTTCAGACTCTCCCTATTCCTTTCTGGGGAGTCTGTTTTTTTGGTGGTTTAAAATGCAAATCGAAAAAGTCAAAATAGCCGATCTGAGAGAATACGAGGGAAACGCGAAATTGCACCCACAAGAGCAGATCGACAAGATCAAAAAGTCGATACAAGAGTTTGGAAACAATGATCCGATCGCAGTCGATGAAAATAACGTGATTATCGAGGGGCACGGGCGCTTACAAGCGCTCGAGCAGCTCGGGTACACGGAAGCGGAAGTTATTCGCTTGTCTCACTTATCAGAGGATCAAAAGAAAGCCTATATCTTGGTACATAACAAGCTAAACATGGATACGGGCTTTGATATCGAAATGTTAAGAGACGAGCTGGACGGGATCTTTAGTGTGGATATGGTAGATTTTGGCTTTGACTTGCCAGAAGATGAAATTTTAAATTTCAGCTTGGAAGTAGAAGAGCAAGAGGAAGAAGAAAAAGAATTTCATAGAGAAACAACAATAAATCAATATAATCTGGACTTATTCGATCCAGCAAAGACTGAAGGGCGTTTTGAAATGCCCGCTCTTGATCCAGTGGATCACGTTCCGGAACGCTTGCAAGGCTTTAATTACGTTTTGAACAAACCGGACCACGGCGCAGGAGTTCATTTCTTTCTTGATGATTATCAGTTCGAGAGGATATGGCAACGGCCGGAATATTACATCGAGAAGTTAGGCGAGTTCGATTGCGTACTCACGCCAGACTTTAGCTTATATATCGATATGCCGGTCGCTATGCAAGTTTGGAACGTGTATCGCTCGCGTTTAATTGGTCAGATTATGCAGAGATACGGCTATACGGTTATTCCCACGGTATCGTGGGCGTATTCGGACAGCTTTTCTTTTTGTTTTGACGGATTGCCGGAGGGCGCTACACTTGCGATCAGCACAATCGGGGTCAAGCAGAACGAAGAACAATTAAAAATATGGCGTGATGGTATGGACGTTATGATCGAGTTATTGAAGCCCAAAAGATTATTGGTATATGGTGGCGCAGTTGAGTACGATTATGGAGACATTGAAGTACACTATTTCGAAAATGAAACAACGGAGAGAATGAAAAATGGGTGGTAGAGGAGCTAAAAGCTCGGGCGGTAAAGGCCGTAAAGCGAAAAAAGTTAGTGGTGGTGGCGGTGCGACTAGCGCCGGAACGTTGCCACAAAGTACAGAGGCAAAGTTGAATCCTATTCAAATTAAACTGAAAAAGAAATTGTTTGCTAATTATCACGAGAAACGCGAGCAATGGAAGCGAATAGGGTCAAGACAAACGGTTAACTATGATAAATCAGATAAGCGGATCACTCGAACACAAGGAGAAGCACACGTTTCCCGCGTGAGTCGGTGGAGAAAAGACACTTATTTCAGAGATTATAAGTCAAACGGAAAAAGTGCGGTACAAATTCAAAGCGGAAAAATGAAAAAACGCTGGGCGAAACATTTCAACGAGCACCACAACTCGAGGCGTGATGGCTTGAATAGCGATTTTGTAAATGCTCAACGAATCAGAGTGAGGTAAAAAATTAAAAGTAAGGAAGTGAGGCGATGGCTGGTGCAGACAATTTAAAGGTCCCAACCTCGGAAGAAGCACGAAAATATGGCCGAAAAGGCGGTATCGCCTCCGGCAAGGCTCGAAGAGAAAAAGCGGATCTAAAAAAGAAAGTCAATCAAATTTTGGAAATGGACGTTTTCAGTCCACAGCTAAAAGAAATGCTCGAAGAGAAAGGCTTGAGCGCAACGAACCAGACAGCGATCGCGACGGTTCTTTTGCAGAAGGCCTTAAAAGGCGATATGCGAGCGATTGAGCTTCTGGCCAAGATGAACGGCAACGAGGGCACGAAAGACGCTCTCGATAAGAAAGAGCAAAAAGAGCGTGTTAAGGCAATGCAACTTGAGAACAAGAAACGCGAGCAAGCTCTTGAAGGCGGTATGGCGTCCGAGGATATCATGGCCGATTATTTCGAGAAGTTGGAAGGAGTGATACAAGATGGCACTTGATCGGTTATACACAGATAAACAGATCGGGATCTTGCGTCGTTCTCTCTCTCGCGATTGGTACATGATGATAAATCATGGCGCAGTACGGGCCGGAAAAACCAAGCTCGACAATGATCTTTTTTTGATGGAGCTGAAACGCGTCAAGAAAAATGCTGCAAAAGTCGGGGTTCAAACTCCGATGTATATTCTGGGGGCGGTATCGTCTGGGACGTTGCAAACAAACATCTTGCGCGAGATCACAGACGCTTACGGCCACGAATTCCAGTTTGACAGACACGGGAATTTTACTCTTTTTGGCGTGTACGTCGTAACGACGTTTACGGGGTCCATAGCGGGCCTAAAAGCTATCCGGGGTATGACAGCCTTCGGGGCATACGTCAACGAGGCCACGCTCGCGAATAAGGAGGTTTTTGACGAAATTCTGAAGCGTTGCTCCGGATATGGCGCGCGTATTATATGCGATACCAACCCGGACCACCCAAAACACTGGCTCAAGGTCGATTATATCGACAAGGCCGATGATGAAAAGATCGTCGCGAATCATTTTACAATCTTCGATAACACGTTTTTAAATCAGCGGTACGTTGATAATTTGATCGCGACAACGCCTTCCGGTATGTTTACCGAACGCGGGATCTACGGGCACTGGGTGATCGGTGAAGGCGCGGTCTATCGCGACTTCAAAGAGGATATGTACACGACACAACAGCCCGAGCATTTCGCGAAGATTTACGCGGGTGTGGACTGGGGATATGAGCACTGGGGCTCGATCGTGGTCGTGGGCCAAACCGAGGCCGGCGATGTGTACATACTCGAGGAACACGCGCACCAGTACAAAGAGATTGACTTCTGGGTAGATATCGCAAAAGATATCAAGGCCAGGTACGGCGATATATTCTTTTGGGCTGATAGCGCACGGCCCGAGCACGTCGGACGATTTAACCGCGAACGGCTCAAGTGCTTTAATGCGTATAAGTCAGTATTATCTGGAATTGAAGAGGTGGCCAAGCTGATGAAAGCTGGTCGTTTTTTTGTCGTTTCGAATAAGGTCGCAAAATTTAAAGATGAGATCTATCAATACGTCTGGAACGAGCGATCAGGCGAGCCGGTAAAAGAGCATGACGACGTACTGGACGCGGTGAGATACGCGATCTATTCGCAACACGTCTACGATACAAGTAGCACAGTAAAAGAGCGTATGACCAGCGCACAATATTATTTCTAAAGGGAGGAATAAGAGAAATTGAAATTCTTAAAAGGACGGCGTTTCGATGAGAACGCGAATCGTCAATTTATCATGACGGCCGAAGATTTTGAAACAATCGAATACGAGGGCCAGAAATGGATTGAACGCCTAAAAAACTATATCGGGACGCACAGATCTGAGCAATTGGACCGCTTGAAAGAACTCAAGCGCTATTATCTCGCTGATAATAATATCAAGTACCGCGATGATAAAAGCGATCCATACAGCGCAGATAATCGAATCGCGAGCGACTGGGCGAAATACATTGCTATTTTCGAACAAGGCTATATGCTGGGGAACCCGGTCGAGTACAAGAATGAAAACGCGGAAATTCAAAAACAGATCGATCAGTTTTCGAAGCAAAACAACGAAAAGGACCACAACGTCGCGATCAAGACAGATCTCGCGATCTATGGCCGTGCTTATGAGCTTTTGAACGCGTACCGAGACGAAGACGGGAGCGTTTGGGTCAAGCTCTATCGTATGGATCCAGAGCAAACTTTTGTCATTTACGACGACAGCTACGAGCAACGGTCTTTGATGGCTATTAACTACTACTCTATCAGTTACGGGAATGGACACAAACGCGATTTCGTTAAGGTCTATACCAGTAACGCTATTTATGAGTATGTGGACGATAATCAAGACACGGACACGCTTCATCTCAAGGATACGAGCGAGCATTTCTTTAATGGCGTACCAGTAAATGAGTTTAGCAACAATACGGACCGGACAGGGGCGTTCGAAGCCGTGCTTGACTCTATCGACGCTTACGATTTATCACAGTCAGAGCTTGCTAACTTCCAACAAGACAGTAACGAGGCTCTTTTGGTGATCTCCGGGAACCCATTCACAGGTGTAGAAGATAAAGACTTCATGGAAGACGGTCGCGTCAATCCAAATGGACGGCTTGCGGTATCTCAAGCATTTAAAAAAGCAAAAATCTTGATCCTTGATGATAACCCGATTCCGGGCGGATCGAGTCCAAGCGCGAACTATCTTGTTAAGTCATACGATACAGCCGGAGCGGAAGCGTACAAGGAACGGCTAGTAAATGATATTTTACGCTTTACCTTCACGCCGGATACAACGGATAACAACTTCGCTGGCACACAGTCAGGCGAAGCGATGAAATATAAGATGATGGCTGCTGACAACTATCGCGGTAAACAAGAGCTTTTGTTTGAAAAAGGCCTTATGCGTCGTTTGCGTTTAGCCGTCAATATCTGGAAGATCAAGGGCAACGATTCCGACAATTACAACCTTATCAATGAGACGGACGTCGTATTTACGCCAAACTTACCACAGAATGACGCTGAAATGGTCGCTATTGCCAAAAATCTCTATGGCGTGGTGAGTGAACAAACGATCGTCGAAATTCTTGAGCAAGTGACCGGGGTCAACGCAGAGGCAGAGCTGAAACGTATGAAAGAGGAAACGGAAAAAGCGCTTGAAATGCTCCCACGAATCGAGCCACAAGCCGGCGAGGTAGCAACAGATGAAGAAACTGAAGATAAGCGCCCATGATGAATATTGGGAAGCACGCGCCCGGGAGATATTCGAATACGTTGACCGAAAAGATATAGATTTTTTCGCTGAATTGGAAAAAACTTACCGCAACGAGGCGGTAAGGCTTCAAAAGTCGTTGTTTGACTTTTACACAAAGTACGCTGAAGATCATGAACTCACTTACCAAGACGCAACGAAGCGCCTTCGAGGTGAGGATCTTAGCGACTATGTGGACAATGCGACGCTATACCGCGAGCAGGCTGAAAAGGATCCAGAGCTTTTGAAGCGATTAAACCAACAATATGCGTCAGCTCGAGCGATCAGAATCGAGGCTTTGCAGTTGGAAACTATCCACAGGCTCGGAGTGCTCACAGGAGCGCTTCATAAGAGCTTCGAGAAGTATTTATTCAACGTTGCGGAATACGCGTACAGAAAGGCTATGGGAGGCCGTACAGGCGCGGTCAACCGTCCAGCGTTTGAAGAGATTGTCAAAACGCCGTTCAATGGCCGGAACTATTCCGAGCAGTTGTGGGGCAATACTGACAGCCTTGCGCAAAAGCTGAAAGAAGTTTTCAAACAAGGCTTTATCCGTGGGGACAGCCCGCAAGATATGGCCCGCGAGATTCGGAAAGAATTTAATGTGGCACGGTCGCGAGCTGAAACGTTGGTAAGGACCGACGCGACGGCCGTCATAAATCGGGCCACTATCAAACGGTATCAGAAAGCCGGGCTTGAACACTATCGGATCTTGGTCGTGCTAGACGATCGGACCACTCAAATATGCCGAAGAATCGCGCAAGAGGACAAACTGTACAAGCTCGAGGACGCGCAAGTCGGGGTAAATATGCCCCCGTTTCATTATAATTGCCGGTCTACGATCATGCCGGACGCGGGAGAAATAGAAGAGGAGGGATCGAGTGATTAATATCTGGGATATGGTATCTTACACAGCGGGCCTTTTCTGCTTTGCCTTTCTAGTCGTGGCAGGTTGGGCCGTACTCGCTGGAATGATCGAGGGTATCATAAAGAGCATTAAAAATTCACGAGGTGACAAGGAGGAAAAATAATGAATGAATGGCAAAAACGTTTTGTGAAAGAATATCATGAATTGAGAGGACGTTTCGCGAAATTAGACGAAATGATCCAAAGATATGAAAAAGGACAACTCGAATTTGAACCGAAATGCCCTATCGATTTATTGAAGCGTCAACGTTCTATTATGTGGGAATATCTTTCAACTTTAGAGCAACGTGCGCGAATTGAAGAAGTTAAATTGTAAGACTGTATAAAATACAGTCTTTTCTTTTTGTCCAGACTATGCGGAGGACGTTAAAAGCTGCATTGTTTCGTCGCCGGACGTAAAGCGAGAAAATCGGGTGACGGCGTAACCGTCGGAGGAAAAATATGTCAGAAAATACACAAGCAGTTGAGACTGAAGCTATTGAGCAAGACGTCACTCAAGAAGAACAAGTCGAAACCAAGCAGGAAAAGGCAGAACGTACCTTTACACGCGCAGAGTTTGGGAAAGCAATCGCAGCCGAGGTAGCTAAAGCACGGGCCAGCTGGGAAGCAGAGCAAGCTGAAGCAATCGAAAAGGCCAAAAGCGAAGGCGAACGCCTCGCGAAGCTGACCAAAGACGAACGCGCGAAAGAAGAGGAAGCAAAACGGATCCAAGCGATCGAAGAACGCGAGCGAGCTCTTGCAATTAAAGAAATGCGCGTGGCCACTCAAACGCTATTGAGCGAAGAAGGACTTCCGGGCGAGTTTATCGATTTTGTGATCGATGAGACAGCCGAAGCCACAAAGGAGAAGATCGGCACGTTGCGAAAAATCTTTGATAAGGCAGTAGAAACCCGCGTCGATGAACGTTTGACCCAGAAAGCACCTCGCAAGGGTACGGGCCCAGTATCTATGACTAAAGCGGAGATCATGGCTATTGAGAACGACGAAGAGCGTCAAGCGATGATCGCTGCAAACATTGGACTATTTAAAAATTAGAAAGGGCTATTAAAATATGGCTGAAACAAAACTAACAACCATGAACGACTTGGGCGAAATTAAATCAATTGATTTTGTCAATAAGTTTTCTAAAAATATCAATGACTTACTTCGACTTTTGGGCGTTACACGTCGCCAAGAGTTGACTAACGACTTAAAGATCCAAACTTACAAATGGACCGCAGACGTTGACACAACTAAAACCGCTGAAGGTGAAACAATTCCGCTTTCTAAAATGACACGCGCGAAGGATCAAGAATACACAGTAGAATGGTTCAAAAAACGCCGTGCAGTATCAGCGGAAGCGATCGCACGTCATGGTGCGTCACGCGCTATCACAGAAGCAGACACACGCTTGCTTCGCGAAATTCAAAACGGAATCAAGGACGACTTCCTTGCTTACCTTAAAAAGACAAAAACTAAAGTTACAGGGAAAGGGCTTCAACAAGCTCTTGCGAATAGCTGGGGCAAATTGACCACTTTCAACGAATTTGAAGGCTCTCCGCTTGTTTCTTTTGTGAACCCGCTCGATGTGGCTGAATACCTTGGATCAACAGCCGTTGCGTCTGACGCTTCAAACGTATTCGGATTCACACTTCTCCAAAACTTCCTCGGTATGCAAAACGTTATCGTTATGCCTTCATGCCCACAAGGGAAGATCTATACAACAGCCGTTGAAAACCTTGTCTTCGCTTACTTGAATGTTTCTGGTGGTGATCTTGGCGGATTGTTTGCGGACTTTACCGACGAAACAGGTCTAATTGGTGTGGCGCGTGATCGTCACTTGAATAACTTGACTTTCGAGTCAGTATTCTTTGGCGCTAACGTTCTCTTTGCTGAAATTCCGGACGGTGTGGTAGAAGCTACAATCCAAGCGCCAGCGTCAGCAGTAGCAGCCTAGTTTTAGGAGGGTTTAGCGATGGTGGCAATCAATATCGATCAAGTAACGGAAGAGCTTCGACTTTTAAAGGGTATTCCCAAAGCTGACCAAGAGCAAGACGATCTTTTGACCCTTATTGTACGGGATAGCTTCGAGCGTATGATCGCTTACGTCAATCAATTCTCGGAAACAGCACTCGAGGAATTGCCCGAGAGCGTGGCTTATATCCTTCGAGACGTTGCCGTCAGTCGCTTTAATCGACTAAACTCGGAAGGCGCGACAGCGGACAGCGAGGAAGGCCGGAGCTTCACTTGGGAGTCTAGCTATCTAACAGATGAGCATAAGGCTGTATTACAAGGCCTTGCGATCAAACATCGGGCCCGCGGGATCGCTCGATTCATTTAAGGGGGGCGCGTGTATGATCTATAACGAACGCGTAACTTTGATCTTTGAGGAAGAGCCGGAAGACGAATTGCTTGAGAATGTGGAAACAAAGAAGAGTTTCCCAGTCCCTTGTATGCGAAATTCATTGTCTAGTTATGAGATGATGGGGCTTTTTGGTAAGTATGACTTTGATTTGTTCAAATTGCACTTACAAGGAACGTATAAGGGCTTCTCGGAAGTGATTTACAATGGCCACAGGCTCAAGATCAAAGGCAAACGATACCATCATAATAGCACGGTTATATATCTATGAGTTTTTCATATTCAGTAAAAGGTCTGGACAAGTTTATGCGAAGGGTCCAAAACAAACCACGGGAAGCGCGTCGGGCTGTATCAGCAGAATTGAACAGATCGGCCTTGCGTGTGGAACGGAAAGCCAAAATGAAAGCGGCAGTCGATACCGGATTCATGCGAAACGGGATCTTTGTCGCTCGGGTGGGTATGTTACGGTACAAAGTAATATCTCCCGCTGGTTATTCGGTCTATGTGGAGCTTGGAACTCGTAAGATGAAGGCCCAGCCGTTCCTTGGTCCAGCCGTTAAGGAAGAAAGCGAAGTTTTATTTAAAAACCTTCGTAAAATGTTTAGGAGGTGATTCATGGCAAACGAAACGCCTTCAGTCAAAATGCTCGCAAATTTACGCGAAAAATTAAAACCACTCAATATTCCGATCAAATTTAAGCTACCAAAACAAGACACACTCGAGCCGTTTCTTGTGATTGGGCAATCTAGCTCGGACACGTCCAAAACAGCTCAAACGGGGCTTATAATCGAGGATATGAGCGTACAAATTGATATCTTCTTACCGGGCACGGAAAGCCGGGCCGGGGTTGAGAAAATCAAATCTGAGGCCCTTCGCAGGATCGGCCACAATCGCAATGTAAACGCGAGCGTACTCTTAGACGATACGATAGGCCGTGAAGTCTATCATATTGTCATTGCATTAACAGATACAATCTTTTAAAAAGGAGCACTTAATAAATGAGTGAAGCAGAAGACAAAGCAAAAATTAAAATTACGATCGCAAAGCCGATCGTAGGTAAGAAAGTATTTTACTTTATTCAATCAATCCACGCTGAAAAAGGTAACGGAGCAATGCTTCCAGCTTACCGTACAGACGGCACAACAACAATGGGTGGCGAATACATCGACGAACAAACTCAACAAGGGCGCTTGCTGGAAAAAGCAACAGATGAGCACTCTATCGAGTTAACTCAATATTTCGCGCCTAAAGATCCATCAGTTCAAACCGTGCTTGACGCACAGAAAACCGGTGAATCTTTGAAGATCTGGCGTGTTATCGTTGATGATAGTGTCAAAGATTCTTCAACTGGTAAAGACACTTATCCAGCACAATTTGGATATGGTAAGATCACAGATGATGTTGAATTTACTGACGCGATCGATGGATTCGTTGAATTGAACTATACAGTAGGTATCGTTGGCCGTCTTCGTGATGGTAAGTTCCCACTTTCAGCGGACGAAATCGCGATGTTGAACGACGTTTACGAGTACCAAAACCCGGGCGAAACAACAGGCGATTACAACAATATCACACGCTAATTTTTCAAGCAAAGGGGCTTCGATCGCCCTTTTGCTTTTATTTTTTTGACAAAAAAGGAGTTATTCAATGGAATTTTCAGTCGGAAGCCGCGCAATCGAGATCAAATTTGATTATATGACCATGTACAAGGTCAATCGTGACTTGGGATCTCAAGGACCAGACGGAACACGTAACGAAGACGGTGTCGGAGCTCTATTCCTTCGTGTCGTGGATCGTAACGATTCGGCTCTTGTGGATCTTATCAAGCTATGCGCGAGCAAAAAAGCGAAAGCTGTAAGCGATGAAGAAGCTATCAAGGCAATCGCGGACAAGATGGAAGATCTCGGAGCAGAAAGCGCAGAGCCACTATTCGAGGCATTGGAAGAAGAGATGGTCGATTCTGGTTTTTTCAAAGAGAAAGTTTCGAAATACTTAGAAAATCTCGAGCTGGGATTGAAGTACCTCAAAGCCAAAGCAGAAACAGCGGACGACAAGGCACAAGCGGAACTTCAGATCGAGCAGACGGAGGCGCAAATTGGGCGCTTGAGAAACGCAATCTCTTAATAGAGTGTGCGCGTTTGGGTCTAACGGATCCGAATATTATTTTTTCATGTACAAAGAACGAGCTCGACGCAATTCGCGAGGGCCTTTATTATCGAGCGATCGAAGAGAGGGAAAACCTCGTCGAGCTTGCTTTCAATCTTCGCTATACCTTGAACGCTAAAAAGGTGGACTTTGGCAAGTTGAGCAAGAAGAAGGATCGTGAGAAGGTCCGTCGATTATT
Above is a window of Streptococcus sp. LPB0220 DNA encoding:
- a CDS encoding DUF4355 domain-containing protein, with the protein product MSENTQAVETEAIEQDVTQEEQVETKQEKAERTFTRAEFGKAIAAEVAKARASWEAEQAEAIEKAKSEGERLAKLTKDERAKEEEAKRIQAIEERERALAIKEMRVATQTLLSEEGLPGEFIDFVIDETAEATKEKIGTLRKIFDKAVETRVDERLTQKAPRKGTGPVSMTKAEIMAIENDEERQAMIAANIGLFKN
- a CDS encoding phage capsid protein, which produces MAETKLTTMNDLGEIKSIDFVNKFSKNINDLLRLLGVTRRQELTNDLKIQTYKWTADVDTTKTAEGETIPLSKMTRAKDQEYTVEWFKKRRAVSAEAIARHGASRAITEADTRLLREIQNGIKDDFLAYLKKTKTKVTGKGLQQALANSWGKLTTFNEFEGSPLVSFVNPLDVAEYLGSTAVASDASNVFGFTLLQNFLGMQNVIVMPSCPQGKIYTTAVENLVFAYLNVSGGDLGGLFADFTDETGLIGVARDRHLNNLTFESVFFGANVLFAEIPDGVVEATIQAPASAVAA
- a CDS encoding phage head-tail connector protein, yielding MVAINIDQVTEELRLLKGIPKADQEQDDLLTLIVRDSFERMIAYVNQFSETALEELPESVAYILRDVAVSRFNRLNSEGATADSEEGRSFTWESSYLTDEHKAVLQGLAIKHRARGIARFI
- a CDS encoding HK97-gp10 family putative phage morphogenesis protein; its protein translation is MSFSYSVKGLDKFMRRVQNKPREARRAVSAELNRSALRVERKAKMKAAVDTGFMRNGIFVARVGMLRYKVISPAGYSVYVELGTRKMKAQPFLGPAVKEESEVLFKNLRKMFRR
- a CDS encoding phage major tail protein, TP901-1 family — translated: MSEAEDKAKIKITIAKPIVGKKVFYFIQSIHAEKGNGAMLPAYRTDGTTTMGGEYIDEQTQQGRLLEKATDEHSIELTQYFAPKDPSVQTVLDAQKTGESLKIWRVIVDDSVKDSSTGKDTYPAQFGYGKITDDVEFTDAIDGFVELNYTVGIVGRLRDGKFPLSADEIAMLNDVYEYQNPGETTGDYNNITR
- a CDS encoding tail assembly chaperone — encoded protein: MEFSVGSRAIEIKFDYMTMYKVNRDLGSQGPDGTRNEDGVGALFLRVVDRNDSALVDLIKLCASKKAKAVSDEEAIKAIADKMEDLGAESAEPLFEALEEEMVDSGFFKEKVSKYLENLELGLKYLKAKAETADDKAQAELQIEQTEAQIGRLRNAIS